A window of the Roseburia sp. 831b genome harbors these coding sequences:
- a CDS encoding FAD-dependent oxidoreductase, giving the protein MSSIWSEQITLPEFPELREDLRTNVLIIGGGLAGLLCAYYCKQAGIEAVLLEADTIAGGVTGNTTAKVTSQHGLRYAKMCDQYGLELTRQYLEANELAIRQYKKLSWHYQFEFEEKDAYLFSTTDEWMLRKEVDVLHRLTYPAEYVTKTELPFEVKAAVRFPEQGQMNPYRLVAEISKDLPIYEHSRVKEMTEYFAVTEKGTVTAEKIIIATHFPIIDKKGLYFLKLYQQRSYVLALKGVKELEGIYLEAEENGISLRSVGDTLLLGGGGNRTGKPARGYEYLRNFANMYFPDATEYANWATQDCMSLDGMPYIGCYSKSTPDLYVATGFNKWGMTSAMIAAQILTDLVQGYDNEYAKLFLPSRGMFSRQFFTNLKEATVNLLSFGGKRCTHLGCKLRWNALEHTWDCPCHGSRFDEEGNPIKNPASDPLKK; this is encoded by the coding sequence ATGAGTTCGATATGGTCAGAACAGATAACATTACCAGAATTTCCAGAATTACGGGAGGACCTGCGAACCAACGTCCTGATTATAGGGGGTGGGCTTGCAGGTCTTCTTTGCGCTTATTATTGCAAGCAGGCAGGGATAGAAGCCGTTTTGCTTGAGGCAGATACCATTGCAGGTGGTGTCACAGGAAATACGACGGCAAAGGTGACAAGCCAGCATGGATTGCGTTACGCGAAGATGTGTGACCAGTATGGTCTGGAACTTACCAGACAGTATTTGGAGGCGAATGAGCTTGCAATTCGCCAATACAAAAAATTATCCTGGCATTATCAGTTTGAGTTTGAAGAAAAAGATGCCTATCTGTTTTCGACAACGGATGAATGGATGCTTCGAAAAGAGGTAGATGTTTTGCACCGCCTGACTTATCCGGCAGAATATGTTACCAAAACAGAACTGCCTTTTGAGGTGAAGGCAGCAGTGCGTTTCCCAGAGCAAGGGCAAATGAATCCGTACCGGTTAGTGGCGGAGATTAGCAAAGATCTTCCAATTTATGAACATTCAAGAGTAAAAGAGATGACGGAATATTTTGCAGTGACGGAAAAAGGTACGGTGACGGCAGAAAAGATTATCATTGCCACGCATTTTCCAATCATCGATAAAAAAGGACTTTATTTTTTAAAACTTTACCAGCAACGTTCCTATGTGCTTGCCCTAAAGGGGGTAAAAGAATTAGAGGGTATCTATCTGGAGGCTGAGGAAAACGGAATTTCCCTGCGCTCGGTGGGGGATACCTTATTACTTGGCGGCGGCGGAAACCGGACCGGAAAGCCTGCAAGGGGATATGAATACTTACGGAATTTTGCAAACATGTATTTCCCAGATGCGACAGAATATGCAAACTGGGCGACACAGGACTGTATGTCGCTGGACGGAATGCCTTATATCGGGTGTTATTCCAAAAGTACACCGGATTTATATGTAGCAACCGGATTTAACAAATGGGGAATGACCTCCGCCATGATTGCAGCCCAGATTTTAACGGATTTAGTGCAAGGATATGACAACGAATATGCAAAATTGTTTTTGCCGTCAAGGGGAATGTTTTCCCGTCAGTTTTTTACCAATCTGAAAGAAGCGACAGTAAACTTGCTGTCATTTGGTGGAAAACGCTGTACACATTTAGGGTGCAAGCTGCGCTGGAATGCGTTAGAACACACCTGGGACTGCCCGTGTCACGGCTCCAGATTTGATGAAGAAGGAAATCCAATCAAGAATCCGGCGTCTGATCCGCTCAAAAAATAG
- a CDS encoding CidA/LrgA family protein yields MKYIRQFGLILAVTFLGEILKMILPFKIPSSIYGLVLMFLALQFKVIQLEQVKEAAKYLIEIMPLMFIPAGVGLMNAWGVLKPICIPVIVITIVSTIVVMGISGRVTQFVIRLEKRNKSERDVK; encoded by the coding sequence ATGAAGTATATCAGGCAATTTGGATTGATTTTGGCGGTTACGTTTCTGGGAGAAATTTTAAAAATGATACTTCCTTTTAAGATTCCGTCGAGTATTTATGGACTGGTGCTAATGTTTCTGGCATTGCAATTTAAAGTGATTCAGTTAGAGCAGGTAAAGGAAGCTGCAAAATATCTGATTGAGATTATGCCACTGATGTTTATCCCGGCAGGTGTCGGACTCATGAATGCGTGGGGCGTGTTAAAGCCAATCTGCATTCCGGTTATCGTGATTACCATTGTATCTACAATTGTAGTTATGGGAATATCAGGAAGAGTCACACAGTTTGTAATTCGTTTGGAAAAGAGGAATAAAAGTGAGAGAGATGTTAAATAA
- a CDS encoding aminotransferase class I/II-fold pyridoxal phosphate-dependent enzyme, with amino-acid sequence MNSTTNRTPLDQNRAPIHEALEQFRQMRVVPFDVPGHKRGRGNPELTAFLGQQCVSVDVNSMKPLDNLCHPVSVIREAEQLAAEAFGAAEAFLMVGGTTSAVQSMVLTACKRGDEIILPRNVHRSVINALVLCGAVPVYVNPEVDHRLGISLGMKLSQVEKAIQEHPNAVAVLVNNPTYYGICSDLRGIVKLAHEHGMLFLADEAHGTHFYFGKDLPVSAMEAGADMASVSMHKSGGSLTQSSFLLAGPNVHAGYVRQIINLTQTTSGSYLLMSSLDISRRNLALRGEEIFGKVREIAEYARAEINSIGGYYAFGPEMINGDSIYDFDPIKLSIHTLDIGLAGIEVYDLLRDDYDIQIEFGDIGNILAYLSIGDRIQEVERLVSALAEIRRRYQHDKTGMLSQEYIDPQVIVSPQEAFYAEKESLPILETKGKVCSEFVMCYPPGIPILAPGEMITEDILNYILYAKEKGCSMTGPEDPEILRLNVLK; translated from the coding sequence ATGAATTCAACTACAAACCGCACACCTCTCGACCAGAACCGTGCGCCAATCCACGAAGCCTTGGAACAATTCCGCCAGATGCGTGTTGTTCCATTTGATGTACCGGGTCATAAACGGGGACGTGGCAATCCAGAACTGACCGCTTTTCTCGGACAGCAATGCGTCTCTGTCGATGTCAACAGCATGAAGCCTCTTGACAATCTCTGTCATCCGGTCTCTGTCATCCGCGAGGCAGAGCAGCTTGCCGCCGAAGCCTTTGGAGCTGCGGAAGCTTTTCTTATGGTCGGAGGAACCACAAGTGCCGTGCAGAGCATGGTCTTAACCGCCTGCAAACGTGGCGACGAGATTATCCTGCCACGTAATGTGCACCGCAGTGTCATTAACGCTTTGGTACTCTGCGGCGCCGTTCCTGTCTATGTAAACCCGGAAGTGGATCACCGCCTCGGTATCTCGCTTGGCATGAAGCTTTCCCAGGTAGAAAAGGCGATTCAGGAACATCCAAACGCTGTCGCCGTGCTCGTAAACAATCCGACTTATTATGGCATCTGTTCTGACCTGCGCGGCATTGTAAAGCTTGCGCACGAACACGGCATGCTCTTCCTTGCCGATGAGGCTCATGGAACCCACTTTTATTTTGGAAAAGACTTACCGGTCTCTGCCATGGAAGCCGGCGCCGATATGGCATCCGTCTCCATGCATAAAAGTGGCGGCAGTCTGACACAGTCCAGTTTTTTGCTTGCCGGGCCAAACGTCCATGCCGGATATGTCAGACAGATTATCAACCTGACACAGACAACTTCCGGCAGTTATCTTTTGATGAGCAGCCTGGATATCTCAAGGCGCAACCTCGCACTGCGCGGTGAGGAAATTTTCGGAAAAGTACGGGAAATTGCGGAGTACGCCAGAGCCGAAATCAACTCCATCGGCGGCTACTACGCTTTCGGCCCTGAGATGATTAACGGTGACTCCATCTATGATTTTGACCCAATCAAGTTAAGTATTCATACGCTAGACATTGGTCTTGCCGGAATCGAGGTCTACGACCTGCTCCGCGATGACTATGACATTCAGATTGAGTTCGGTGACATCGGAAATATCTTAGCCTATCTTTCCATCGGCGACCGTATTCAGGAAGTCGAGCGGTTAGTGAGCGCTCTCGCCGAAATCCGTCGCCGTTACCAGCATGATAAAACGGGTATGTTAAGCCAGGAATATATTGACCCACAGGTTATTGTAAGCCCGCAGGAAGCCTTCTATGCTGAAAAAGAAAGTCTTCCAATCTTAGAGACAAAAGGAAAAGTCTGCAGCGAATTTGTGATGTGCTACCCGCCTGGAATTCCAATCTTAGCGCCCGGCGAAATGATTACGGAAGATATTTTAAATTACATTTTGTATGCGAAGGAAAAAGGGTGTAGTATGACCGGTCCGGAAGACCCGGAAATTCTTCGCCTCAACGTTTTAAAATAA
- a CDS encoding LysM peptidoglycan-binding domain-containing protein: MYCKNKIVHTIKEGDSLYKLAKQYMTTVTELILENPGVNPYNLQVGMRFNICPGPGYAVPEEKEDSLSEEMMRAWLEHVYWHRMLMLSMPMEETPQMQMSNEQATKERLLRNVGEIVNTFQGYLSQTELNQLRDLLLEHEDMAAEMMKLLMAKDMDAYQREVNAWYENAAKMASLLAKNMKPGSETELRRMLFEHLDLLRQEMEQYYDGEYKKSIETFDIAAEQAESLAKFIASRLV, translated from the coding sequence TTGTATTGTAAGAACAAAATTGTGCACACGATTAAAGAGGGGGATTCCCTATACAAGCTGGCAAAACAGTACATGACAACTGTTACGGAACTGATTTTGGAAAATCCGGGAGTAAATCCGTATAACCTCCAGGTTGGAATGCGTTTTAATATCTGTCCGGGACCGGGCTATGCGGTACCGGAGGAAAAAGAGGATAGCCTAAGCGAAGAGATGATGCGGGCATGGTTAGAGCATGTCTATTGGCATCGTATGCTGATGCTTTCCATGCCAATGGAGGAGACACCGCAGATGCAGATGTCAAATGAGCAGGCAACGAAGGAGCGTCTGCTTCGGAATGTGGGGGAGATTGTGAATACATTTCAGGGGTACCTTTCCCAGACAGAACTGAATCAGCTGCGTGATCTTTTGCTGGAACACGAAGATATGGCAGCTGAAATGATGAAACTTCTGATGGCAAAAGATATGGATGCCTATCAAAGAGAGGTGAATGCATGGTATGAGAATGCGGCCAAGATGGCATCCTTGCTTGCAAAAAATATGAAACCAGGCAGTGAGACGGAATTAAGAAGGATGCTGTTTGAACATTTGGATTTATTGCGCCAGGAGATGGAACAATATTATGACGGCGAATATAAAAAATCCATTGAGACCTTTGATATTGCAGCCGAGCAGGCAGAGTCACTTGCAAAGTTCATAGCTTCCCGTCTGGTATAA
- a CDS encoding aspartate kinase, whose protein sequence is MKKVVKFGGSSLASAEQFAKVGKIIRADEQRRYVVPSAPGKRNSKDTKVTDMLYACYALVEEEKEFRVPLMKIKERYDSIINGLNLKLSLDEEFKKIAENFKQKAGVDYAASRGEYLNGIIMANYLGYEFIDAAEVIFFDEDGNFDANKTDEVLSKRLEKTKSAVVPGFYGALPDGTVKTFSRGGSDITGSIVAKAVHASVYENWTDVSGFLVADPRIIENPQTIKTITYRELRELSYMGASVLHEDAVFPVRKAGIPINIRNTNAPEDEGTWIVESTCQASAFTITGIAGKKGFVSVNIDKDMMNSEVGFGRKVLQAFEENDISFEHMPSGIDTMTVFVHQAEFEGKEQQVISSIHRLAKPDTIDLEGNLALIAVVGRGMKSTRGTAGRIFSALAHANINVKMIDQGSSELNIIIGVSNNDFENAIKAIYDIFVLTQI, encoded by the coding sequence ATGAAAAAAGTTGTAAAGTTCGGTGGAAGCTCCCTTGCAAGTGCGGAGCAGTTTGCAAAGGTCGGTAAGATCATACGTGCGGATGAACAGAGAAGATATGTTGTGCCAAGTGCACCTGGAAAAAGAAATTCCAAGGATACCAAGGTTACGGATATGCTTTATGCCTGCTATGCATTAGTGGAGGAAGAAAAAGAATTCCGTGTACCGTTAATGAAAATAAAAGAGCGTTACGATTCCATTATCAATGGATTAAATTTAAAATTATCATTAGATGAAGAATTCAAAAAAATCGCAGAGAATTTCAAGCAGAAGGCAGGCGTTGATTACGCTGCATCACGTGGAGAATACTTAAATGGTATCATCATGGCGAATTATCTGGGATATGAATTTATCGATGCAGCAGAAGTCATCTTCTTTGATGAGGATGGAAACTTCGATGCCAATAAGACAGACGAGGTATTATCGAAGCGATTGGAGAAGACAAAGAGTGCGGTCGTTCCAGGATTTTATGGAGCTCTTCCAGATGGAACCGTAAAGACTTTCTCAAGAGGTGGCTCTGATATCACAGGATCTATCGTTGCAAAGGCAGTTCACGCATCTGTTTATGAAAACTGGACTGACGTTTCTGGTTTCCTTGTTGCAGATCCAAGAATTATCGAGAATCCACAGACCATCAAGACCATCACTTACCGTGAACTTCGTGAGTTATCTTACATGGGTGCAAGCGTACTTCATGAGGATGCCGTATTCCCGGTACGTAAGGCTGGAATCCCAATCAACATCCGCAATACGAATGCACCAGAGGATGAGGGAACCTGGATTGTGGAAAGTACTTGCCAGGCATCTGCATTTACCATCACCGGTATTGCCGGAAAGAAAGGATTTGTTTCTGTCAATATTGATAAGGACATGATGAATTCCGAGGTCGGATTTGGAAGAAAAGTGCTGCAGGCATTTGAGGAGAACGATATTTCTTTTGAACATATGCCATCTGGAATCGATACGATGACCGTGTTTGTGCATCAGGCAGAATTTGAAGGAAAAGAGCAGCAGGTCATTTCCTCCATCCATCGTCTTGCAAAACCAGACACTATTGATTTGGAAGGAAATCTTGCATTGATTGCCGTTGTAGGTAGAGGAATGAAGTCCACGCGCGGAACTGCAGGAAGAATTTTCTCTGCATTAGCACACGCAAACATCAATGTAAAAATGATTGACCAGGGTTCTTCTGAGCTTAACATTATCATCGGTGTCAGCAACAATGATTTTGAGAATGCAATCAAGGCAATTTACGATATTTTTGTACTCACACAGATTTAA
- the speE gene encoding polyamine aminopropyltransferase produces the protein MELWFSELHTPDVKLSIRVEKQLFSKESDYQRIDVFDSREFGRILALDGNIMLTERDEFIYNEMIVHVPMSVHQNAKRVLVIGAGDGGVVKELTRYERIEHIDLVEMDPMVVEVCRRYLPGNACQLDDERVHIHFENALKFMRYRENEYDLIIVDSNDPYGPSEGFFTKEFYGTCYKALHEDGIMVNQQGSPFYKQDADAMQRSHKRIANTFPISRVYQAHIPTYAAGYWLFGFASKKYHPIDYLDGEAWNHLHLRTRYYTTRLHKGAFYLPAFLEEMLMEVE, from the coding sequence ATGGAACTTTGGTTTAGTGAATTGCACACCCCGGATGTAAAACTCAGCATCCGTGTGGAAAAACAACTTTTTTCCAAGGAAAGTGATTATCAGCGAATTGACGTTTTTGACAGTCGGGAGTTTGGCCGTATCCTTGCTTTGGATGGAAATATTATGTTAACCGAACGTGACGAATTTATCTACAATGAAATGATTGTACATGTCCCGATGTCCGTTCACCAGAATGCGAAACGTGTCCTTGTCATCGGTGCCGGGGACGGCGGTGTTGTAAAAGAGCTGACCCGCTACGAACGCATCGAACACATTGACCTTGTTGAGATGGACCCTATGGTTGTGGAGGTCTGCCGCCGGTACTTACCGGGAAATGCCTGCCAGCTCGACGATGAGCGCGTCCATATTCATTTTGAAAATGCCTTAAAATTCATGCGTTACCGTGAAAATGAATACGACCTTATCATCGTCGATTCCAACGACCCTTATGGCCCGTCCGAAGGATTTTTCACAAAAGAATTCTACGGAACCTGTTACAAAGCGCTTCACGAGGATGGCATTATGGTAAACCAGCAGGGAAGTCCTTTTTACAAACAGGATGCCGATGCCATGCAGCGCAGTCACAAACGAATCGCAAATACGTTTCCCATCAGCCGCGTCTACCAGGCACATATTCCGACCTATGCGGCCGGTTACTGGCTTTTTGGATTTGCCAGCAAAAAATACCATCCCATCGATTATTTAGACGGGGAAGCATGGAATCACCTGCACTTAAGAACCCGTTATTACACCACGCGTCTTCATAAGGGTGCCTTCTATTTACCTGCATTCTTAGAAGAAATGCTAATGGAAGTGGAATAG
- the speB gene encoding agmatinase translates to MNKNIETFIGCDAEYEDASLVLFGAPFDSTTSYRPGARFGSSAIRHESYGLETYSPYQDEDLEDYSIFDSGDLELCFGSSKAALSDIEARASEILSDGKLPLLLGGEHLVTLGAVRAALQKYPDLHIVHFDAHTDLRDDYLGATLSHACVIRRCHDLIGDGKIHQFCIRSGEREEFRFAKEHTDLHKFNFEGLEESLHAIGDAPVYFTIDLDCLDPSAFPGTGTPEAGGVSFLELLSAIELVAKSNVVAMDLNELSPMLDASGASTALACKVTRELMLSVLKNKK, encoded by the coding sequence ATGAACAAAAACATTGAAACCTTTATCGGATGTGATGCCGAATATGAGGATGCATCCCTCGTCTTATTCGGTGCTCCGTTTGACAGCACGACAAGCTACCGCCCCGGCGCACGGTTTGGTTCTTCCGCCATTCGCCACGAAAGCTATGGTTTAGAAACCTACAGTCCTTATCAGGATGAAGATTTAGAGGACTACTCTATTTTTGACAGCGGGGATTTAGAGCTTTGCTTTGGTTCTTCTAAGGCAGCTCTCTCGGATATCGAAGCACGCGCATCCGAGATTTTATCCGATGGAAAACTTCCGCTTTTGCTTGGCGGAGAACATCTTGTCACCTTAGGTGCCGTCCGTGCTGCCCTGCAAAAATATCCAGATTTACATATCGTGCACTTTGATGCACACACGGATTTGCGCGATGATTACCTTGGTGCCACGCTCAGCCATGCATGCGTCATCCGCCGCTGCCACGACCTCATCGGGGATGGGAAAATCCATCAATTCTGTATCCGAAGCGGAGAACGGGAAGAATTTCGTTTTGCAAAAGAGCACACGGACCTTCATAAATTCAATTTTGAAGGATTAGAGGAATCGCTTCACGCCATCGGTGACGCACCGGTCTATTTTACCATCGATTTAGACTGCCTTGACCCAAGTGCATTTCCGGGAACCGGAACCCCGGAGGCTGGCGGCGTCAGCTTTTTAGAATTATTATCAGCAATCGAACTTGTTGCAAAATCAAATGTAGTTGCAATGGATTTGAATGAATTAAGTCCAATGCTTGATGCGAGCGGTGCAAGTACGGCACTCGCGTGCAAGGTCACAAGAGAGCTGATGCTTTCCGTTTTAAAAAACAAAAAATAA
- a CDS encoding LrgB family protein, which yields MREMLNNSIFFGVMISIATYEIGAFLKRKLKLALFNPLLVSIIVVILFLLATGIDYDSYNEGAKYLSYLLTPATVCLAIPLYEQVQLLKNNAKAITAGILSGVFTSVLCVMTMALLFHLNHKEYVTLLPKSITTAIGMGVSEELGGIVTITVAVIIITGVVGNIIAEFVFHLFKIEEPIAKGIALGSAAHAIGTAKAMEIGEIEGAMSSLSIAVAGLLTVVVAPFFAGLL from the coding sequence GTGAGAGAGATGTTAAATAACTCCATTTTCTTTGGAGTCATGATAAGTATTGCAACCTACGAAATCGGAGCATTTTTAAAACGGAAATTAAAGCTGGCATTGTTTAATCCACTTCTTGTTTCCATCATAGTGGTAATCCTGTTTTTACTTGCAACCGGAATTGACTATGACAGTTACAATGAGGGAGCAAAATACCTAAGTTATCTGCTGACACCGGCTACGGTTTGTCTTGCAATTCCATTGTATGAACAGGTACAGCTTTTGAAAAACAATGCAAAAGCGATTACAGCAGGAATTTTATCCGGCGTGTTTACCAGCGTACTTTGTGTGATGACAATGGCACTTTTGTTTCATTTGAATCATAAGGAGTATGTAACTCTGCTTCCAAAGTCCATTACGACCGCAATTGGCATGGGTGTGTCAGAAGAGTTAGGTGGAATTGTTACGATTACAGTGGCAGTAATTATAATTACAGGCGTAGTTGGAAATATTATTGCAGAATTTGTGTTCCACCTTTTTAAAATAGAAGAGCCGATTGCAAAAGGGATTGCGCTTGGTTCTGCCGCACATGCAATCGGAACGGCAAAGGCGATGGAGATTGGAGAGATTGAAGGAGCCATGAGCAGCCTGTCAATCGCAGTTGCAGGTCTTTTGACGGTTGTGGTAGCACCATTTTTTGCAGGATTATTATAA
- a CDS encoding response regulator produces MDASKKVMLIVDDIEMNRVILNEYFKEEYVIIQAENGQEALDILQKQFVDLLLTDLYMPVMDGFQLIEILRKDERYHLLPIIAVTEHNEVIENRVLELGANDFITKPFASKLLYHRVRGIMSEDKSNARIEQFRYCMDFSPIPFGIVRPEYDEDGNVSNMTYRYVNHAYANLIKCSADDLIGKYHYDVFVEGRKIWLKLIEQVERSGQERNSVFYSKIFQRYFSLTIYQEDAGYCAFTMNDVTEQTLLEKKIRESEQKYMRALEGASISVWEYDIERKRILQTDTSTELNEYPLVIENVPEFFIENGYVREDSREEFLRMYEELQNGAPKVSGSFWVANKNHDGWWRKHTTYLAVKDENQVATHAYGASRDITRETLMEQRYQEEINYHKNAISSTVVTCCVNLTKKCVEEINFGRKELGEEDKLPVVDYKKRVSQYLTAIHLSDEENQKLGTESLLKMFQEGKEDYQTTYWAVWKKSGDIVWMQVDVKMLRRPESDDVVAFFYNRDITNERMLNMMVNTTSRFDYDYMSGINVWNKHFKMYSSKDGIVKPEEFHENYDKMVADYMRRVAVTDDMEKLIANVSLTNILHNLQREEFYTYEYDMREADGSVRRKLLRYTYADHEKGFIINTRTDIDDIVKREKEKQDILEQALETAERASYAKSDFLARMSHDIRTPMNAILGVTELAKECKSKEELDDYLGKIEGSGKFLLGLINDILDISKIESGKLVLNPTVFTKDDFEESIDTTIRPLIKEKNMEFYCNIDCGVECIYADRVRLEQIFFNLLSNAVKYTMSGGKVEFTAQKKEMPTEDTWIRYRVSDNGIGMSPEFLKKALEPFEQEQNGADLQWQGTGLGLTIVDKLVQIMGGVLQIESEPGKGTTIIVDLPVTEAEPLEEKGKKNHSGAEDFACLKGKCILLVEDNKINTFVARRLLESKGMKVEHAENGKDALDMFLSGELGHYDAILMDIRMPVMNGLETTQAIRGLDRKDAKTVPILAMTANAYEEDVQKSLAAGMNGHLTKPINPGELYQSLSDSIGKNPA; encoded by the coding sequence ATGGACGCGAGTAAAAAGGTAATGCTGATAGTGGATGACATCGAGATGAACAGAGTCATCCTGAACGAATATTTTAAAGAAGAATATGTGATTATTCAGGCCGAAAATGGGCAGGAAGCACTTGATATTCTGCAAAAACAGTTTGTAGATCTTCTGCTGACTGATCTTTATATGCCGGTGATGGACGGTTTCCAGTTGATTGAGATTTTAAGAAAAGATGAGCGTTATCACCTTTTGCCTATCATAGCGGTAACAGAACATAATGAAGTGATTGAAAACCGTGTATTGGAGCTAGGAGCAAATGACTTTATTACAAAACCGTTTGCTTCAAAATTGTTGTATCACAGAGTGCGGGGCATTATGTCGGAGGATAAGTCGAATGCCAGAATCGAACAGTTCCGTTACTGCATGGATTTTAGCCCGATTCCGTTTGGGATTGTAAGACCGGAATATGATGAGGATGGAAACGTTTCCAATATGACATATCGTTATGTAAACCATGCGTATGCGAATCTGATCAAATGTTCTGCGGATGATCTGATTGGAAAATACCATTATGATGTGTTTGTGGAAGGAAGAAAAATCTGGCTGAAACTGATTGAACAGGTGGAAAGAAGCGGACAGGAGAGAAACTCTGTTTTTTACAGTAAGATTTTTCAAAGATACTTTTCCTTAACCATCTATCAGGAGGATGCGGGTTACTGTGCCTTTACGATGAATGATGTGACAGAACAGACCCTGTTGGAAAAGAAAATCCGTGAGAGTGAGCAAAAATATATGCGTGCACTTGAGGGGGCTTCTATCAGCGTCTGGGAATATGATATCGAACGGAAACGGATTTTACAGACTGATACCTCGACAGAACTGAACGAATATCCGCTTGTCATTGAGAATGTACCGGAGTTTTTTATTGAAAATGGATATGTCAGGGAAGATTCCAGGGAAGAATTTCTTCGCATGTACGAAGAATTGCAAAACGGTGCACCGAAAGTATCTGGAAGTTTCTGGGTTGCAAACAAGAATCATGATGGCTGGTGGAGAAAACACACAACCTATCTTGCGGTAAAAGATGAAAATCAGGTCGCAACACATGCCTACGGTGCCAGCCGGGATATTACGCGCGAAACCCTGATGGAACAGCGTTATCAGGAGGAAATTAATTATCACAAGAACGCGATTTCAAGTACGGTTGTGACCTGCTGTGTGAATCTGACCAAAAAATGTGTGGAAGAAATCAATTTTGGACGAAAAGAACTCGGCGAGGAAGATAAGCTCCCGGTTGTCGATTACAAAAAGCGTGTCAGCCAGTATCTGACCGCGATTCACTTGTCAGACGAAGAAAATCAAAAGCTTGGAACCGAGTCTCTTCTAAAGATGTTCCAGGAGGGAAAAGAGGACTATCAGACGACATACTGGGCGGTCTGGAAAAAGTCCGGTGACATTGTCTGGATGCAGGTGGATGTAAAGATGTTAAGACGCCCGGAGAGTGATGACGTGGTTGCCTTTTTCTATAACCGTGACATTACAAATGAACGCATGCTTAACATGATGGTGAATACGACAAGCCGCTTTGATTATGACTACATGAGTGGAATCAATGTGTGGAACAAGCATTTTAAGATGTATTCCAGCAAGGATGGCATTGTAAAACCGGAGGAATTTCACGAAAACTATGACAAGATGGTTGCGGATTACATGCGCCGTGTTGCAGTGACAGATGACATGGAAAAGCTGATTGCCAATGTCTCACTTACGAATATTTTGCATAATCTTCAGCGGGAAGAATTTTACACCTACGAATATGATATGAGAGAGGCGGACGGCTCTGTTCGCCGGAAGCTGCTCCGTTACACTTATGCGGACCATGAAAAAGGATTTATCATCAATACCAGAACAGATATTGATGATATTGTAAAAAGGGAAAAGGAAAAACAGGACATTTTAGAGCAGGCGCTTGAGACGGCAGAACGAGCAAGCTATGCAAAAAGTGATTTTCTGGCAAGGATGAGTCACGACATTAGAACACCGATGAACGCGATTTTAGGTGTGACAGAGCTTGCAAAAGAGTGCAAGTCCAAGGAAGAACTAGACGATTATCTTGGAAAAATCGAAGGTTCCGGCAAGTTTTTGCTAGGCTTAATCAATGACATCTTGGATATTTCCAAAATTGAGAGCGGAAAGCTGGTATTGAACCCTACCGTATTTACAAAAGACGATTTTGAGGAATCCATTGATACCACAATCCGTCCTCTTATAAAAGAAAAAAATATGGAGTTCTACTGCAACATTGACTGTGGTGTGGAATGTATCTATGCAGACAGAGTCCGTCTGGAACAGATTTTCTTTAATCTGTTATCCAATGCAGTCAAATATACGATGTCTGGTGGAAAAGTTGAGTTTACAGCGCAGAAAAAGGAAATGCCAACGGAGGACACCTGGATTCGTTACAGAGTTTCGGATAATGGAATCGGAATGAGTCCTGAATTTTTGAAAAAGGCGCTAGAACCGTTTGAACAGGAACAAAATGGAGCAGATCTTCAATGGCAGGGAACAGGTCTTGGACTTACGATTGTAGATAAGCTCGTTCAGATTATGGGCGGTGTTTTACAGATTGAAAGTGAACCTGGAAAAGGAACTACAATCATAGTTGATTTGCCAGTGACAGAAGCAGAACCGCTTGAAGAAAAAGGCAAAAAGAACCATTCCGGTGCGGAAGATTTTGCATGTTTAAAGGGAAAATGTATTTTATTAGTAGAAGATAATAAAATCAATACCTTTGTGGCGCGAAGACTTTTGGAGAGCAAAGGCATGAAGGTTGAGCACGCGGAGAACGGAAAGGATGCCCTGGATATGTTTTTATCAGGTGAATTAGGGCATTATGATGCGATTCTGATGGATATCCGTATGCCGGTGATGAACGGGCTTGAGACAACACAGGCTATCCGCGGTTTAGACCGGAAAGATGCAAAAACAGTTCCGATTCTTGCCATGACAGCGAATGCTTATGAGGAAGATGTGCAAAAATCGTTAGCGGCTGGAATGAACGGACATCTGACCAAACCAATCAATCCGGGTGAGTTATATCAGAGCCTTAGTGACAGTATCGGGAAAAATCCCGCATAA